GTTCGTCTGAGTAGCCCCCGGACACTCTCGCGTCGGCGGAAAAGGAGACCGACACCGAGGACGACGTACACGGCGGTATAGACATAAAGGATGGCCATACTCACCTCGGTTGCGGCCGGTTCAGCGAACGTCTGGACGACAGCGAACTCGGCGACCACCTGCGTCACGAACAGCCCGAGCAGCGCTATCGCCTCACGGGTGCTGACCTCGAAGTTGGTCAGGATAGCGATAGCGAAAAAGCTCTGGGCGGCGGTGATCCAGATCTCCACGGTCTGCTTCGAGTCGAACGGGAGCGTCCCGACCTGTCCCGCGGAGAGCGAATAGACGACTGCGAGCGTGCCGATAAGGAGCGTCCACTGGTTGATCTTCGAGGAGATGAGCGCGTTGAACCCTGCGGTCGTCCGCGCCTTGTTCACGAGATACGCGACGACGATCAACTCTGGACTTTCCGAAGCAAGGGGTGCGAGCCACTGAATCATGAAGAACTTGGGAACGCCGTACTGGAGGCCGACGTGTTCGAGTCCTTCCGCGAATGGGTGGACCGCGGTGAAGATAATCGCACCCGAGAACGCGAACCCGAAGAGGACCACGAGCACCCGTGGGACCTTCGGGTACTGCTGGAAGTACGCGGGGACGCCGACGTGCTGCTCGGCCTCGTCAATGTCGCCTCGGACGATAATGAGGAGATAGAGGACATAAATCCCGACGAGCACGAGCGAATCGACTGGTCCGATCCCGCCGCTGAGCGGAACCAGGAACGCGACTACTGTCGCAGCCAACAAGAAGACAATTTCCAGGGAGATACCGCGATCGAGTGTGACCACGTCTGCGAGCGTGCCCGGCCGACGTTCGACCGCCGGATCGGACGATCGTACCGCGCGGTAGATACTGAACAGGGCGATGCCCGACCACCCGAGGCCGATGAGAATACGGTTCGCGCCCGTCATGTTTGCGACGGCGAGGTTAGCCGCCTCGCTCGACCCGCCGCCGGCCTGCCAGGCGTACAGCGCGTCAACGGCGTACTCCGGGGCGACGGCGAGAACCGCCAGAACTGCGATAGCGAAGGCTCTCGGGACGTCTTTCTCGGCTGTCTCGGCGGCCCACGCGAGCAGGAACGCGGCTCCGAGAATGGCCCCCCCACCGACGATGACAGCCAGTCCTGCAGCGATGTTCTCGCCCGGATGGACCGTACCATAGCCACCGTGGGAGAGAAAGGTCCCGATCCAGGGTACTGTCAGCAACACCGTCGCGGTGACCGCAATGAGTGGGTGACGCAATCGGGATGACATTGAGTTGTGCGTCAGCAGAACGCCTCGACGTAAAAATTACAAGATATCACCGTACCCCCCGAAATCTGGTTATATAGCCCTTGAATCGCCAGAATGCTGCTTCTGGCGACTGTTCGAAGAGGCGCGGCTCTGAGGCTCTCAGCTCCGGAGACTCGGCGGTATCGACGAGAGAAGCGGTACGTGTCGCGTCAGGACGATGCGTGGGCTACTATCACTCGTCCGTCACAAACTGAACATCCGCATCGGCTGCACTTCGTTTCACACTGTCGATGCCGCGCTGCACGCCTTGTTTCGATTGATACCCTTCGCCGCTGTCGGCGATGATGTTCCCGTTGCTGGCGACGAGGCGCCATCGCCACTCGCCAGCGTTGTCGCGGAAGACCTCGAATGTGGCCGTGCGAGACATATACTACACACTGGTGGAAGAGAGTCTTAAAACAACGGACTGGGTCCCGACATTGCGTCTCCCGATCTTTTGGGGCGTTCGCCGTGCTCGGTCGCACAGGCCCGACCGAGAGCGTCCCTCGTGCCGGACGCTCGCTCGCCCGCGTTAATCGCTTGCCGTCTCACGACTCATGCCGCTCGTCCGCTCGGCGCGTTGCCGACCGACGTGCTGATCACTCGCTGACGACCAGCGTGTCGTCTTCGAGGTAGTGGTCGAGGTGGTGGGCGTCTTCTTCCACTTCGACGAGGATCTGCCGGAGGACCTCGGCGGTCGCGTGGTCACCGAGGTTGGTCGCGAGGTCGACGTGATCGCGGAGACTCTCGATGATCTCGCCGTAGATCTCCAGGTCGTTCTCCAGGGACGTCCGGATGTCGTAGACGTCCTCGCCCTCGGGTTCGACCGGCGCGTGTTCTTCGAGGCTCTTCCCGCTCGCGATCGGCGTGCCACCGATAGCCTGCAGTCGTTCGGCGAGTTCGTCGGCAGCCTCTTCGGCACGTCCGGCGGCCTCGCCGAGGTACTCGTGTACGTCGTGGAACTCCGCGCCCTCGACGTTCCAGTGGTGCTTCTTGAGCTGGTGATACAGGACGTACGTCGAAGCGAGGTCGGTGTTCAGCGCCTCGACGATCTGCTCGGCTTTCCCCTGCTCGAGACGAAGCCGGTTCTCCTCGACGGTGCCTGCCTGCTGGCGGATCTCCCTCTGAGTGCTCATTGCAATCACCGATACGAACGCGATCCCCATATAGTTTCTCAATCCGGAAATGTATTTCTGAAAAGCAAAACAAGAGTTCGATATGGCGGAAACATTTGCGGCA
This window of the Halapricum desulfuricans genome carries:
- a CDS encoding sodium:calcium antiporter, which produces MSSRLRHPLIAVTATVLLTVPWIGTFLSHGGYGTVHPGENIAAGLAVIVGGGAILGAAFLLAWAAETAEKDVPRAFAIAVLAVLAVAPEYAVDALYAWQAGGGSSEAANLAVANMTGANRILIGLGWSGIALFSIYRAVRSSDPAVERRPGTLADVVTLDRGISLEIVFLLAATVVAFLVPLSGGIGPVDSLVLVGIYVLYLLIIVRGDIDEAEQHVGVPAYFQQYPKVPRVLVVLFGFAFSGAIIFTAVHPFAEGLEHVGLQYGVPKFFMIQWLAPLASESPELIVVAYLVNKARTTAGFNALISSKINQWTLLIGTLAVVYSLSAGQVGTLPFDSKQTVEIWITAAQSFFAIAILTNFEVSTREAIALLGLFVTQVVAEFAVVQTFAEPAATEVSMAILYVYTAVYVVLGVGLLFRRRESVRGLLRRTVSTTRAAIRTSQPERAD
- a CDS encoding HVO_2922 family protein, producing the protein MSRTATFEVFRDNAGEWRWRLVASNGNIIADSGEGYQSKQGVQRGIDSVKRSAADADVQFVTDE
- the dpsA gene encoding DNA starvation/stationary phase protection protein DpsA; this encodes MSTQREIRQQAGTVEENRLRLEQGKAEQIVEALNTDLASTYVLYHQLKKHHWNVEGAEFHDVHEYLGEAAGRAEEAADELAERLQAIGGTPIASGKSLEEHAPVEPEGEDVYDIRTSLENDLEIYGEIIESLRDHVDLATNLGDHATAEVLRQILVEVEEDAHHLDHYLEDDTLVVSE